In a single window of the Oryctolagus cuniculus chromosome 2, mOryCun1.1, whole genome shotgun sequence genome:
- the COA5 gene encoding cytochrome c oxidase assembly factor 5 — protein sequence MPRYYEDKPEGAACAGVKEDLGACLLQSDCVLQEGKSPRQCLKEGYCKALKYSFFECKRSMLDARSRFRGRKGY from the exons ATGCCCCGGTATTACGAGGACAAGCCGGAGGGCGCTGCGTGCGCCGGCGTGAAGGAGGACCTGGGCGCCTGTCTGCTGCAGTCGGACTGTGTGCTCCAG GAAGGGAAGTCCCCCCGGCAGTGTTTGAAGGAAGGATACTGCAAGGCTTTGAAATACTCATTTTTTGAGTGTAAAAGATCAATG CTGGACGCCAGGTCAAgattcagaggaagaaaaggataTTGA